In the Arthrobacter zhaoxinii genome, one interval contains:
- a CDS encoding NUDIX hydrolase, with amino-acid sequence MQSPAPAAQEDTPIKVVAAGALCWRVREGRLQVLMIHRPRYDDWSWPKGKLDEGETTPECAVREVREEVGLRISLGIPLPSTVYPVGSGMKMVHYWASHVDSDKARPDGKEVDGTRWCSPEEAAEALTNPTDKLPLEELVAAYNEQRLRTWPLIVVRHAKAKPRSAWTRAEGERPLVATGLRQAMAVSRLLVSWRPKRVVSSPWVRCVQTVRPYVKAEGSKFKTVDALTEHNARRKPGKARNAVEGLFDKAKPVAVCTHRPVLPLVFDVLAAHMPVDMAAGLPAKDPYLAPGESVICQVSSADEGRIVSLEKYRAFDD; translated from the coding sequence ATGCAGTCCCCGGCCCCCGCAGCTCAGGAAGACACCCCCATCAAGGTGGTGGCAGCGGGGGCCCTGTGCTGGCGCGTGCGTGAAGGCAGGCTCCAGGTCCTGATGATCCACCGGCCCCGGTACGACGACTGGTCCTGGCCCAAGGGCAAACTGGATGAGGGTGAAACAACCCCCGAATGCGCAGTGCGCGAGGTCCGGGAGGAAGTGGGCCTGCGGATCAGCCTCGGCATCCCGCTGCCGTCCACCGTCTATCCGGTGGGCTCGGGCATGAAGATGGTGCACTACTGGGCATCCCACGTGGATTCGGACAAGGCCCGGCCCGACGGCAAGGAAGTGGACGGAACGCGCTGGTGCAGCCCGGAAGAGGCTGCCGAAGCACTAACCAACCCCACGGACAAGCTGCCGCTCGAGGAACTCGTGGCGGCCTACAACGAGCAGCGGCTGAGGACCTGGCCGCTGATTGTGGTCCGGCATGCCAAGGCCAAGCCGCGTTCCGCGTGGACCCGTGCCGAAGGGGAACGTCCGCTGGTCGCCACGGGACTGCGCCAGGCCATGGCCGTCTCCCGGCTGCTGGTGTCCTGGCGGCCCAAACGGGTGGTCTCCAGCCCCTGGGTACGCTGCGTGCAGACCGTCCGCCCCTATGTAAAGGCCGAGGGCTCCAAGTTCAAGACGGTCGACGCGCTCACGGAGCACAACGCCAGGCGCAAACCCGGAAAGGCCCGCAACGCCGTCGAGGGTCTGTTCGACAAGGCCAAGCCCGTGGCGGTGTGCACGCACCGGCCGGTGCTGCCCCTGGTCTTCGACGTGCTGGCTGCGCACATGCCCGTGGACATGGCCGCCGGACTGCCGGCCAAGGACCCGTATCTGGCCCCGGGCGAGTCCGTCATCTGCCAGGTGAGCAGCGCGGACGAGGGCCGGATCGTGTCCCTGGAAAAATACCGCGCGTTCGACGACTAG
- a CDS encoding thymidylate synthase, translated as MSIPTPYEDLLRDVMANGTQKSDRTGTGTRSVFGRQMRFDLSESFPLITTKRVHFKSVALELLWFLRGDSNVRWLQERGVSIWDEWADDDGELGPVYGVQWRSWPTPDGGHIDQIAKLVEGIRKNPDSRRHIVTAWNPAEVENMALPPCHALFQFYVADGKLSCQLYQRSADTFLGVPFNIASYALLTLMVAQQTGLEPGEFVWSGGDVHIYDNHVDQVREQLSREPFPYPQLRIRRTPESIFDYTLEDFEVLNYRHHPGIKAPIAV; from the coding sequence GTGAGTATTCCTACCCCCTATGAAGACCTGCTGCGCGATGTCATGGCCAACGGAACGCAGAAGTCGGACCGCACCGGCACCGGCACGCGCAGCGTGTTCGGCCGCCAGATGCGCTTTGACCTGAGCGAATCCTTTCCGCTGATCACCACCAAGCGGGTGCACTTCAAGTCCGTTGCCCTTGAGCTGCTCTGGTTCCTGCGCGGCGACTCCAATGTCCGCTGGCTGCAGGAGCGCGGCGTGAGCATCTGGGACGAATGGGCGGACGACGACGGCGAGCTGGGCCCGGTCTACGGCGTGCAGTGGCGTTCCTGGCCCACCCCGGACGGCGGGCACATTGACCAGATCGCGAAGCTGGTGGAAGGAATCAGGAAGAACCCGGATTCCCGCCGCCACATCGTCACGGCCTGGAACCCGGCCGAGGTCGAGAACATGGCCCTGCCGCCCTGCCACGCCCTCTTCCAGTTCTACGTCGCGGACGGGAAGCTGTCCTGCCAGCTGTACCAGCGTTCAGCGGATACCTTCCTCGGCGTTCCGTTCAACATCGCCTCCTACGCGCTTCTGACGCTGATGGTCGCCCAGCAGACCGGGCTGGAGCCCGGCGAATTCGTCTGGAGCGGCGGAGACGTCCACATTTACGACAACCATGTGGACCAGGTCCGCGAACAGCTCAGCCGGGAGCCCTTCCCGTATCCCCAGCTGCGCATCCGCCGCACCCCCGAGAGCATCTTCGACTACACCCTGGAGGACTTCGAGGTCCTCAACTACCGGCACCACCCCGGCATCAAAGCGCCGATTGCCGTCTGA
- a CDS encoding dihydrofolate reductase, producing the protein MSSPAPIPTRYYPVGGAARDGEDLEQVLAGHGTVPDGEPLIGLVWAQTVDGVIGRDGGMPWHLPEDMAHFKATTSGHPVIMGRRTWESFPAAYRPLPGRTNIIVSSSSELRDEAAGAGTVVVDSLEDALAAAGTSPGSGEIWIIGGAQLYEAAVPLANTAVVTVIDLETEGDTFAPPLGPDWTFTGVSPAADWYTSANGTRYRIALWTRNREAAGRDADNADAAAPLA; encoded by the coding sequence ATGAGCTCCCCAGCACCCATCCCCACCCGCTACTACCCCGTGGGCGGCGCAGCCCGGGACGGCGAGGACCTGGAGCAGGTCCTCGCCGGGCACGGCACGGTACCCGACGGAGAGCCGCTGATCGGCCTGGTGTGGGCCCAGACCGTCGACGGCGTCATCGGGCGCGACGGCGGCATGCCGTGGCACCTGCCGGAGGACATGGCGCATTTCAAGGCCACGACGTCGGGACACCCGGTGATCATGGGCCGCCGGACCTGGGAGTCCTTCCCCGCGGCGTACCGTCCGCTGCCCGGCCGGACCAACATCATTGTGTCCTCCAGCTCCGAGCTGCGGGACGAAGCAGCAGGGGCCGGCACCGTCGTCGTCGACTCATTGGAGGATGCCCTGGCGGCTGCCGGCACCAGTCCCGGCAGCGGGGAGATCTGGATCATCGGCGGCGCGCAGCTGTATGAGGCTGCCGTTCCGCTGGCCAACACCGCGGTGGTGACGGTCATCGATCTGGAAACCGAAGGCGACACCTTCGCCCCTCCCCTGGGACCGGACTGGACCTTCACCGGCGTCAGCCCGGCCGCCGATTGGTACACGTCCGCCAACGGCACCCGGTACCGGATTGCCCTCTGGACCCGGAACCGCGAGGCCGCCGGCCGTGACGCAGACAACGCAGACGCAGCCGCACCGCTGGCTTAG
- the asd gene encoding aspartate-semialdehyde dehydrogenase — protein sequence MVGSVLMQRMQDEGDFDLINPVFFSTSNAGGDAPAFATGAGPLQDAYDVDALAKLPIIVTAQGGEYTAEIFPKLRAAGWDGIWIDAASTLRMEDDAIIVLDPVNREVIDAGLARGVKNFVGGNCTVSCMLMGLGGLFRNGLVEWGTSMTYQAASGGGARHMRELLNQFGALNAAVAPNLADPASAILEIDRAVLAQQKNPSMDSSQFGVPLAGSVIPWIDADLGNGMSKEEWKGGAETNKILGRGADGRIPFDGLCVRIGAMRSHSQALTLKLTEDLSVAEIEKIIDADNEWSKVVPNTKEATMAELTPVAVTGTLDIPVGRIRKLEMGPEYISAFTIGDQLLWGAAEPLRRMLRIATGNL from the coding sequence ATGGTCGGCTCCGTCCTGATGCAGCGCATGCAGGACGAAGGCGACTTTGACCTGATCAACCCGGTGTTCTTCTCGACCTCCAACGCCGGCGGCGACGCGCCGGCCTTCGCAACAGGTGCCGGGCCGCTGCAGGATGCGTACGACGTCGACGCGCTGGCCAAGCTGCCGATCATCGTCACCGCCCAGGGCGGGGAGTACACGGCGGAAATCTTCCCGAAGCTGCGCGCAGCGGGCTGGGACGGCATCTGGATCGACGCCGCTTCCACGCTGCGGATGGAAGACGACGCCATCATCGTGCTGGACCCGGTGAACCGCGAGGTCATCGACGCCGGACTGGCCCGCGGCGTGAAGAATTTCGTGGGCGGCAACTGCACGGTGTCCTGCATGCTGATGGGCCTGGGCGGACTGTTCCGCAACGGCCTGGTCGAGTGGGGTACGTCCATGACCTACCAGGCGGCCTCCGGCGGCGGCGCCCGGCATATGCGCGAACTGCTCAACCAGTTCGGAGCGCTCAACGCTGCGGTGGCGCCCAACCTCGCCGATCCGGCCTCGGCCATCCTGGAGATTGACCGTGCGGTCCTGGCCCAGCAGAAAAACCCGTCCATGGACTCCTCCCAGTTCGGCGTGCCGCTGGCGGGATCCGTCATCCCGTGGATCGATGCGGATCTGGGGAACGGCATGTCCAAGGAAGAGTGGAAGGGCGGGGCGGAGACCAACAAGATCCTGGGCCGCGGGGCCGACGGACGGATTCCGTTCGACGGGCTGTGCGTGCGGATCGGTGCCATGCGCTCCCACTCGCAGGCCCTGACCCTGAAGCTGACCGAGGACCTCTCCGTGGCCGAGATCGAAAAGATCATCGACGCGGACAACGAGTGGTCCAAGGTGGTGCCCAACACCAAGGAAGCCACCATGGCCGAGCTGACTCCGGTGGCGGTGACGGGCACGCTGGACATCCCCGTGGGCCGCATCCGCAAGCTGGAAATGGGGCCGGAGTACATCAGCGCGTTCACCATCGGAGACCAGCTGCTCTGGGGCGCTGCCGAGCCGCTGCGCCGGATGCTGCGCATCGCCACCGGCAACCTCTGA